The genomic segment ACGGCAACTCGCTGGGCAGCATCACGAATGGCGGAGCGACGCTGATAGCGGGAACAGATTATACCGTGAGCGGCAACACGGTAACGATTAAAAAGTCATATTTGGCACAACAGTCTGTAGGAACAACGAGCCTTGCGTTTAACTTTAGCGCAGGTGCGCCGCAGACATTGGCGGTAACGGTGAGTGATACAACACCGCAGAACAGCCAATTGAGCCAGACAACAGCGAGTTTTGATAAAGAAACCTCGGCGCAGTCGGATGTAGCTGTTACGTTGACGCTGAATGGCAACACGCTAAGCAGCATCACGAACGGTGGAGCTACACTGACGGCTGGAACGGATTACACGGTTTCTGGAAACGTCGTGACGATTAGCAAATCCTATTTGTCACAGCAGTCTGTAGGTACAACGAACCTCATGTTCAACTTTAGTGCAGGAGCAGCACAGACATTGGCGGTAACGGTGAGCGATACAACGCCGCAGAACAGCCAATTGAGCCAGACAACGGCGAGCTTCGATAAAGAAACATCAGCGCAAGCAGATGTAGCTGTTACGCTGACGCTGAACGGCAACACGCTGGGCACCATCACGAATGGCGGAGCAACGTTGACAGCGGGAACAGATTATACCGTTAGCGGCAATACGGTAACGATTAAAAAGTCGTATTTGGCGCAACAAGCAGTAGGAACAACAACCCTCGCGTTTAATTTCAGCGCAGGAGCAGAGCAGACACTGGCGGTAACGGTGAGCGACACAACGCCGCAGAACAGCCAGTTGAGCCAGACGACAGCGAGCTTCGATAAAGAGACATCATCGCAAGCAGATGTGTCTGTCACTCTAACACTAAACGGCAACACATTGAGCGGTATCACAAATGGCATGTCAGCTCTAATGCCGATGATAGACTATACGATTTCGGGTAATGTAGTGACGATCAACAAATCGTATTTGGCACAGCAAGCGGTAGGCACAACGAATCTCTCATTTAACTTTAGTGCGGGAGCAGCACAGACACTAGCGGTTACAGTCAGTGACTCAACCGTTCCAGCACCACAGGATAGCAGCCTGAGCCAGACGACAGCGAGCTTCGATAAAGAAACATCATCGCAAGCAGATGTGTCTGTCACTCTAACACTAAACGGCAACACATTGAGCGGTATCACAAATGGCATGTCAGCTCTAATGCCGATGATAGACTATACGATTTCGGGTAATGTAGTGACGATCAACAAATCGTATTTGGCACAGCAAGCAGTAGGCACAACGAATCTCTCATTTAACTTTAATGCGGGAGCAGCGCAGACGTTAGCGGTCACCATTAGCGATACGACGCCTGCCAATTACGAGGCTCCTGTCTTGCAAGCTATTAATGCTGGTAATGCCAAGGCAAATCTGCAATGGAATCCGGTAGATGGAGCAGATGGGTACAAAGTGTACCTTGCGCTTCAGTCCGGAGCTTATGGCGGAGAGTTGACCAGCGTCGGCCAGTCGGTATACAGCTATGAAGCAGCTGGCTTAACGAATGGCACAACCTACTATTTTGTAGTAAAAGCTGTTTTTGCGAGCGACCTGAGCGATGCTTCCAATGAGCGTACGGTGACGCCAATAACGGTTGCGGAAGCTCCGACAGCCGTTTCCGCGACTGCGGGAAATGGTCAAGTGACTCTATCTTTCACAGCACCAACCGATAACGGCGGAAGTGTCATTACTGGTTATGAGGTTGTAGATGCAGAGGGGCACACAGTAGCAACGGGGCTGGCTAGTCCAATCACCGTTACAGGCCTCACGAACGGGACGAGCTATTCGTTTACGGTAAAAGCGATTAATGGTGCGGGCTCAAGTGCAGTATCCGTACCCTCCAACACCGTTACGCCATCAGCACCTTCAAGCGGCGGTGAAACAACGCAGCCAGGTTCTTCATCCTCCTCATCCTCAGGAACATCTGGTACGGGAGTAGACATTTGGATTAATGGGCGTCTGGAGAGAATCGGTATTGCATCTACAACCGTTGTAAATGGCAAATCCACGACTACGATTACAGTCGATCAAGCCTTGCTGGAGCAGAAGCTGGCCACAGAAGGACAAGGCGCGATTATTACAATTCCGCTTCTAGGCAATAGCTCGAACGTCGTAATTGGCGAGTTGACAGGGCAAATGATTAAAAACATGGAGCAAAAGCAAGCGGTGCTTGAGCTCAAAACCGATCGTGCAACCTATACGGTTCCTGCACAGCAGATCAACATTGATGCGATCTCCAAACAGCTGGGCCAAACCGTATCGCTGAATGATATTAAGCTTCGGCTTGAAATTGGGACTTTAACGGATAATATGATGAAAATTGTCCAGGGATCAGCAGACAAAGGCGGATTCACATTGGCTGCTCCTTCACTTGACTTTGCAGTGAGCGCGGCTTACAACAATCAGATTATCCCGATTACGAAGTTTAGTGCATATGTAGAACGGACCGTCGCCTTGCCGGCAGGCATTGATCCGGATAAAATTACAACCGGCATCGTAGTCGAGCCAGACGGCACAGTTCGCCACGTTCCTACGAAGGTTTTGGAGGACAAGGGCCAATATTTTGCCAAAATCAACAGCTTGACCAATAGTGCCTATTCGATTATCTGGCATCCGCTTGAATTCACGGATGTGGCCAATCACTGGGCCAAGGAGTCGGTCAATGATATGGGCTCTCGCCTCGTCATCAACGGAACAGGCAATGAGCTTTTCAGTCCAAACCAAGATATTACGCGTGCAGAGTTTGCAGCGATTATTGTGAGAGGCCTAGGTCTTAAGCTTGAAAATAGCGCCTCCTCGTTTACCGATGTCCGATCGGCTGATTGGTACGGCACGGCTGTTCAAACAGCGAGCGCCTATGGTTTAATTAAGGGGTTCGAGGACGGCTCGTTCCGCCCGAACGACAAAATCACCCGTGAGCAAGCGATGGCGATTATCGCCAAAGCGATGAAGATTACAGGACTGAAGGACAAGCTTCCGGCAGCAGAGTCAGCCGTATTGCTCGGTCGCTATGCTGACGCTGCAAAAACGTCCGCTTGGGCAACAGAAGGTATTGCTGATGTGCTGCAAGCCGAGATCGTTACAGGCAGAAGCGATACGCAGCTGGCTCCAAAAGCGAATATGACGCGTGCAGAGGTAGCTGTAATCATCGAACGCCTATTGAAAACATCCGGTTTAATCTAAAGGTTTAAGATTTACTATGCCATATGTATCTTCTATATAAATAGAAGAAAGGCATGCTCCGCTTGCCGTGGCATGCCAGAGCGTAATTCCTTACGATTAGCATCTCTTCTTGCTGTATAACAGCCGGAGGGGATGCTTTTTTGCGATTTCGACTGCGATTGATCAAGGTCTATTAGGGTGTGCAAGCAAACGGGAGCTGAACTGCTGCTTCTTCTTATTTTGGAGGACACAGATTCCGCTATTATGGCTTTTGCTGCGATTTTAGGCCGTAAGCGGACAGGAGATCCGCTATGGCCCTCCATATCCTGTGAAAATGGCGACTGGCAGCACATTAGCGGCTCCTGAGTCCGCAGCCTGTGCAAAACCCGCGATTCTATTGAAATAGCTGCTGCTGTGTCCGCCAAGTTCAACACTGTGCAGGATGAAGCTCCTGAAGCGATGAGAATGAAGTGGAGCTGCCTTTCAGTTCAATAGACGTATCGAGATACATTTTTAAAACCGTTAAAAACTTTTTTGATCCAATAGTGATCCAAATGTGAGCCGCCTGCGTGTTAGTGTATGTAAAGAACAAGCGGACAACGAAAACACATAAAACGAATCTAAGGAGTGAAGCAAGATGAAGATGAAAAAATTGATCGTTCCCATGTTAAGCCTGACCCTATTAATGCCGACCATGGCGGGTGCAGCAGCTCCGACAGCTGCACCGGTGAAGGCATCGGTAAACACGCCGGCAGCGGAGCTGAGAGCTGGACTTGATTATTTGCTCTCGGAGCATTTCACCCTTGCGGTATCAGCAATGACGAAAGCCTATGACGGTGCAAAAGATGCAGACGCTGCATACAAAGCGCTCGACCAGAATGCGCTGGATATGCAGCCAGCAATTGCTTCGCTTTACGGCGATGCAGGCGCAGCTGAATTCGAAAGAATTTTCCGCGCACACAATCAGTATACGGACGACTTGGTAAAAGCGACGAAGAAAAAGGATGCAGCTGCGATTAAGACGGCGGAAGATAAAGTAAGCGGCTTTGTAAACGAGTTCGGCAATTTCCTTGGCGCTGCAACAGAAGGCAAGCTTCCGGCGGATGCAGCGAAGCAAGCGATTCGCAGCCATGAGGATCACGTTCAAGAAGTATTTGAGGATTATGCAGCTGGCGATTATAAAGGTGCATATGAAGCCTACCGCAAAGGCTACGCAGAAATGTTCGGCATTAGCAAAGTATTGTCCAGCGCAATCGTAGCTCAAATGCCGGCAAAATTTGAAAACACTAAAGCAGACTCCAAAGCAGCTGATTTGAGATCCGCATTGAACCAATTGGCTGGCGAGCATTTTGCTCTTTCTGCTCTGCAAATGCAAGAGCAATATGATGGAAGAGCCGCTTCGGACGCTCTAATCTGGGCAGAAGCGATGAATACAGCTGATTTCAAAGCAGCGATCGCATCCATCTATGGTGCAGAAGGCGCAGCCGCGTTCGAGAAAATTTGGGTAACGAACCACGTAAATGCGCAAGCTGATTTTGTAACGGCAGTTAAAAATAACGATGCAGCAGCAAAAGCGGCAGTTGAAGCGCGTATCGCTGGCTTCACGACTGAATTTGCGACGTTCCTGGATTCGGCAACAGCAGGCAACCTGCCTAAAGAGGCTGGGCAAGCCGCTCTGACCGCGCATGAAAATCAAGTACAGCAAGTGCTTACGCAATATGCAGCTGGCGACTACACCGCTTCGTACAAAACGAACCGCGAAGGCTACAAGCTGATGTTCGGTGTCGGTCAAGCACTAGGCCATGCGATTGTCACGCAGTTTAACGACAAGTTCCAAGAAGCAACTACACCTGCAACTCCTGCAACACCAACTGATCCAGTAGCGATGATAAAAGTTTGGATGCAAGTAGGCAGCAACGTCCTGAACATTAACGGCACCGTAACCAAAATGGATACAGAGCCATTCATCTGGAGCGGCATGACTTATATTCCGCTTCGCTACCTGAGCGAAGGCATTGGCGCTGACGTGAAATGGGATAAAAAAGCGCAGCTGGTTACGATCAAAGCAGGCAGCGATATCCTGAAATTCTGGATGAACAAAGACTTCATGGAAGTAAACGGCATGAAAAAATCCGTAGGCGCTAAAGTGTTTGTCAACTCCGACAACAGAACGGTCGTTCCACTTCGTTTTATCACGGAGCTGCTTGGCTGGAACGTACAATGGGGCAAAGCCGACCATTCCATTACGTTGACCAAAGCCATGTAAGACCAACCGTCCATAAATAGAAATCCCCGCAAGCCGATCACTTGAAAAAGCGGCCGCTTGCGGGGATTTTTTTGAAATTACGCATTAATAAGTTTCAGACCTATTGTGCACTAGGCAGCTTCGCGAGGCACTTTATCCGAGCAGCTTATCCGCTACCTTTTTACTATAAAAATCATTGCCATTGCGAGCATCATAACGTTGTGCTGCCGCAGTGGCGAGGTTTTCAAAATGAGCGGCGAGCGCCGGAAGGCTGGTATCTTCATGCGCAGCAAGAAAGGAGGAGGGAAGCCGAAGCATCACATTCGATCCTTCTTGAACAAGCTTCTTCAGCAGACGTGCCGTGCATAGATTAAACAGCATCACTTCATAAGGATTCTCATGATCAAGTGCGAAAGCCAAATGCAGCTCGACAGCCTCAATCGCTTTCGCCGGCTTGGTTGCCGTCAAATATTCAATATGCAATGCGACGCTTTCCAACAGATCGCGTTTGCCTTTTACGAG from the Paenibacillus sp. BIHB 4019 genome contains:
- a CDS encoding copper amine oxidase N-terminal domain-containing protein codes for the protein MKMKKLIVPMLSLTLLMPTMAGAAAPTAAPVKASVNTPAAELRAGLDYLLSEHFTLAVSAMTKAYDGAKDADAAYKALDQNALDMQPAIASLYGDAGAAEFERIFRAHNQYTDDLVKATKKKDAAAIKTAEDKVSGFVNEFGNFLGAATEGKLPADAAKQAIRSHEDHVQEVFEDYAAGDYKGAYEAYRKGYAEMFGISKVLSSAIVAQMPAKFENTKADSKAADLRSALNQLAGEHFALSALQMQEQYDGRAASDALIWAEAMNTADFKAAIASIYGAEGAAAFEKIWVTNHVNAQADFVTAVKNNDAAAKAAVEARIAGFTTEFATFLDSATAGNLPKEAGQAALTAHENQVQQVLTQYAAGDYTASYKTNREGYKLMFGVGQALGHAIVTQFNDKFQEATTPATPATPTDPVAMIKVWMQVGSNVLNINGTVTKMDTEPFIWSGMTYIPLRYLSEGIGADVKWDKKAQLVTIKAGSDILKFWMNKDFMEVNGMKKSVGAKVFVNSDNRTVVPLRFITELLGWNVQWGKADHSITLTKAM